From the Sphingomonas aliaeris genome, one window contains:
- a CDS encoding tyrosine-type recombinase/integrase, whose protein sequence is MAILPTETPVTPLRQRMLDDMAMRSMRSRTQHDYVRHVRAFAAFLRRSPETATAEDVRRFQLHQREHGVGESVIGATVSALRFLFGVTLDRPDLSRKLVLAPRPRKLPDVLSVEEVARLLEAAPGIKYRAALGVAYGAGLRVSEVAHLRADDIDSKRMLIRIEEGKGRKDRNAMLSPQLLELLRLWWREGKRRSVLLPHGWLFPGRSYTDPISTRQLHRAVHEAAEAAGIRKRVSPHTLRHSFATHLLEQDVDIRVIQVLLGHSKLETTALYTKVATRTIHAVTGPLDRLMALMEGKPPAG, encoded by the coding sequence ACGCCGCTGCGTCAGCGCATGCTCGACGACATGGCGATGCGCTCAATGCGGTCGCGTACCCAGCACGACTATGTTCGCCACGTTCGCGCCTTCGCCGCTTTCCTGCGACGCTCGCCTGAGACCGCGACCGCCGAGGACGTAAGACGTTTCCAGCTTCACCAGCGCGAGCACGGTGTCGGGGAGTCCGTCATCGGCGCCACAGTATCGGCGCTGCGGTTCCTGTTCGGCGTGACGCTCGACCGGCCCGACCTGTCGCGCAAGCTGGTCCTGGCGCCTCGTCCCCGCAAGCTACCCGACGTGCTGAGCGTCGAGGAGGTAGCGCGGCTGCTCGAGGCGGCGCCGGGCATCAAGTACCGCGCGGCGCTGGGGGTCGCGTACGGCGCCGGATTGCGGGTGTCCGAGGTCGCACACCTCAGAGCCGACGACATCGACAGCAAGCGCATGCTGATCCGCATCGAGGAAGGTAAAGGCCGCAAGGACCGTAACGCGATGCTGTCGCCGCAGCTGCTTGAACTGCTGCGGCTGTGGTGGCGCGAGGGCAAGCGGCGCAGCGTCCTGTTGCCGCACGGCTGGCTATTCCCGGGGCGCAGCTACACCGATCCGATCTCGACCAGACAGCTCCACCGCGCCGTTCATGAGGCTGCCGAGGCGGCCGGGATCCGCAAGCGCGTAAGCCCGCACACCCTGCGGCACAGTTTCGCCACCCACCTGCTCGAGCAGGACGTGGACATCCGCGTCATCCAGGTGCTGCTCGGGCACAGCAAGCTCGAGACGACCGCGCTCTATACCAAGGTCGCCACCCGCACGATCCATGCGGTGACGGGACCACTCGACCGGTTGATGGCGCTGATGGAGGGCAAGCCACCCGCCGGGTGA